A genome region from Myripristis murdjan chromosome 16, fMyrMur1.1, whole genome shotgun sequence includes the following:
- the gapdhs gene encoding glyceraldehyde-3-phosphate dehydrogenase 2, translating to MSDLCVGINGFGRIGRLVLRACLEKGIKVVAINDPFIDLEYMVYMFKYDSTHKRYHGEVSHKDGKLLVDGNSISVFQCMKPSEIPWGDSGAMYVVESTGVFLSVEKASAHIQGGAKRVVVSAPSPDAPMFVMGVNEDKYDPSSMTIVSNASCTTNCLAPLAKVIHDNFGIEEALMTTVHAYTATQKTVDGPSAKAWRDGRGAHQNIIPASTGAAKAVGKVIPELNGKLTGMAFRVPVADVSVVDLTCRLSRPASYAQIKEAVKKAAHGPMQGVLGYTEDQVVSSDFIGDTHSSIFDAGAGISLNDNFVKLISWYDNEFGYSHRVADLLMYMHTKE from the exons ATGTCAGACCTCTGTGTTGGAATCAACGG CTTCGGTCGTATTGGCCGTCTGGTCTTGAGGGCTTGCCTCGAGAAAGGCATCAAGGTTGTGGCCATCAATGACCCCTTCATTGACCTGGAGTACATG GTCTACATGTTCAAGTATGACTCCACCCACAAGCGTTACCATGGTGAGGTCTCCCACAAGGACGGCAAGCTCCTTGTCGACGGCAACTCCATCTCTGTCTTCCAGTG tATGAAGCCATCAGAAATCCCCTGGGGTGACAGTGGAGCTATGTACGTCGTTGAGTCCACTGGAGTCTTCCTCAGTGTGGAGAAGGCCTct gcTCACATCCAGGGCGGGGCTAAGCGTGTGGTCGTCTCCGCCCCCTCACCTGATGCGCCAATGTTTGTCATGGGAGTGAACGAGGACAAATACGACCCCTCCTCCATGACCATCGTCAG TAATGCCTCCTGCACCACCAACTGCCTGGCACCCCTGGCCAAAGTCATCCATGACAACTTTGGCATTGAAGAGGCTCTTATG aCCACAGTCCATGCATACACAGCCACTCAGAAGACAGTGGATGGTCCCAGTGCCAAGGCCTGGCGTGACGGCCGTGGCGCTCACCAGAACATCATTCCAGCCTCCACTGGCGCTGCCAAGGCAGTGGGCAAGGTCATCCCCGAACTCAACGG caaGCTGACAGGCATGGCGTTCAGGGTGCCCGTGGCTGATGTGTCAGTGGTGGACCTGACATGCCGTCTGTCCCGGCCCGCATCCTACGCTCAGATTAAGGAAGCTGTAAAGAAGGCCGCACATGGCCCCATGCAGGGAGTGCTGGGCTACACCGAGGACCAG GTGGTATCCTCTGACTTCATCGGTGACACCCACTCCTCCATCTTTGATGCTGGCGCCGGCATCTCCCTCAATGACAACTTCGTCAAGCTCATTTCCTG gtaTGATAACGAGTTTGGCTACAGCCATCGCGTTGCTGACCTGCTGATGTACATGCACACCAAGGAGTAG